The following are encoded in a window of Magnolia sinica isolate HGM2019 chromosome 11, MsV1, whole genome shotgun sequence genomic DNA:
- the LOC131218818 gene encoding probable xyloglucan endotransglucosylase/hydrolase protein 7, with the protein MMAIHTSMGHNTLSLLLLLSFSLAVRARPALFQQDFRITWSDTHIKQMEGGDAIQLTLDQSSGCGFASKNQYLFGRVSMKIKLIPGDSAGTVTAFYMNSDTDTVRDELDFEFLGNRTGQPYTVQTNVYAHGKGDREQRVNLWFDPAADYHTYSILWNHHQVVFSVDEVPIRVYRNNEAKGIPFPKVQPMGVYSTLWEADDWATRGGLEKIDWSKAPFYAYYKDFDIEGCLGHGPPTCASNPSNWWEGPSYQQLDPVQARRYRWVRINHMIYDYCTDKSRYPITPPECIATV; encoded by the exons ATGATGGCCATCCACACATCCATGGGTCACAATACACTCTCTCTTCTTCTACTACTCTCATTTTCACTTGCCGTCAGGGCCCGCCCAGCTTTGTTCCAGCAAGATTTCAGAATCACATGGTCAGATACTCATATCAAGCAAATGGAAGGTGGAGATGCCATCCAGCTGACCCTAGACCAATCTTCAG GATGTGGGTTCGCTTCCAAGAACCAGTACTTGTTCGGGCGTGTGAGCATGAAGATCAAGCTCATACCAGGCGACTCAGCTGGAACGGTTACTGCCTTTTAT aTGAATTCAGACACCGATACAGTCCGCGACGAGTTGGATTTTGAGTTCTTGGGCAATAGGACCGGGCAACCGTATACCGTCCAAACGAATGTGTACGCCCACGGGAAGGGCGATAGAGAGCAAAGGGTCAACTTGTGGTTCGATCCGGCCGCTGATTATCATACTTACTCGATCCTTTGGAATCATCATCAAGTTGT CTTCTCCGTAGACGAGGTGCCCATTCGAGTATACAGAAACAACGAAGCAAAGGGCATTCCATTCCCAAAAGTCCAACCAATGGGCGTCTACTCGACTCTGTGGGAAGCTGATGACTGGGCCACACGTGGCGGTCTAGAAAAGATCGATTGGAGCAAAGCACCATTCTACGCATACTACAAAGATTTCGACATCGAAGGCTGTCTGGGCCATGGTCCCCCCACCTGCGCATCCAACCCCTCCAACTGGTGGGAAGGCCCATCTTACCAACAGCTCGATCCCGTCCAAGCACGTCGCTATCGTTGGGTTCGTATCAACCACATGATCTACGACTACTGCACCGACAAATCCCGTTACCCCATCACCCCTCCTGAATGCATCGCCACCGTTTAA